A genomic stretch from Coffea arabica cultivar ET-39 chromosome 10c, Coffea Arabica ET-39 HiFi, whole genome shotgun sequence includes:
- the LOC140015735 gene encoding putative wall-associated receptor kinase-like 16 gives MVQGTIGYLDPEYLQTSQLTEKSDVYSFEVVLVELLTGEKDNHLFEVLDDNIDTERNAEQLKEVAMLAKRCLNVKGEDRPTMKEVALELEEMSLSTRHSRVLLNSKPKL, from the exons ATGGTGCAAGGAACAATTGGCTACTTAGACCCTGAGTACCTGCAGACTAGTCAATTAACTGAGAAGAGTGATGTCTATAGCTTTGAGGTTGTTCTTGTGGAGCTATTGACAGGAGAGAAG GATAACCATTTGTTTGAAGTTCTGGATGATAATATCGACACTGAAAGAAATGCTGAGCAACTGAAAGAAGTTGCTATGCTAGCTAAAAGATGCTTAAATGTCAAGGGGGAAGATAGGCCAACCATGAAAGAAGTAGCATTGGAATTAGAAGAAATGAGTCTATCAACGAGGCATTCGAGGGTTCTGTTGAATTCAAAACCTAAATTGTAG